Proteins encoded together in one Cherax quadricarinatus isolate ZL_2023a chromosome 68, ASM3850222v1, whole genome shotgun sequence window:
- the LOC128697912 gene encoding neuropeptide-like protein 31, which translates to MVSTATLRVMSVMCCLLVVTLARPEAAPTAGSGYGGYSRGYGGYGGGYGGYGGGYGGYGGYGGGYGGYGGGYGGGLGGFGGLGGYGGGFRGFGGGFGGYGGGYGGGYGGGYGGGYGGGYGRGYGGGYGYGR; encoded by the coding sequence ACATTGCGAGTGATGAGTGTGatgtgttgtctgctggtggtgaCTCTGGCCAGACCAGAGGCTGCTCCTACTGCTGGCTCAGGCTATGGCGGCTATAGTCGTGGATATGGCGGCTATGGTGGTGGATATGGCGGTTATGGTGGAGGATATGGTGGATATGGCGGCTATGGTGGAGGATATGGCGGTTATGGTGGAGGATATGGTGGCGGTTTGGGTGGATTTGGCGGCCTGGGAGGATATGGTGGTGGTTTCCGAGGCTTTGGAGGTGGTTTCGGAGGTTATGGAGGCGGTTATGGAGGCGGCTATGGAGGAGGCTATGGAGGAGGCTATGGAGGAGGCTATGGAAGAGGCTATGGAGGAGGCTACGGGTATGGCCGCTAA